The region GAAGTGAGCGGATGACTGACCATGGGGCCCCTGAGTCGTGAAGCCTGGGCTCAGCGCCTGGGGGCTTTCCGAGCCAGCCCATCGGCCTTCCTGGCAGGTGCCGAAGGTGAGGATTTGGGTCGTGACCTACTGAGTGACCTAAGGAGTGAAAAGCTAAGCGAGCAGACCAAGGTAGGTCCTGCTCGTGTGTCCCGCCATGTCCCACACGGTTGCTTCCTACCGCTGCTTGCTGATGTTCATGAGTTCCTCTTAAATGCCGCCCCCACCCCAGGTTTCGCTACTGACGCTGAGCTTGGAGTACTCTGACAAACTGTGGCCTGATGCACCTGCCGCGGAGGCTGCTGCCACCTCCTTGTTGGACACGCTCGTCCTGCTGCCCTCAAGACCTTCAGCTCTCCGGAGGCTCCTGTTGTTGGCGGCCACCACAGCCCTGGTGTCAGGAGGTGCTCTTGGACCCACTTCAGGAGCTTCCTGCCGGCTCCTGCCCTTACTCCTTGGCTTAGCTTCTGGCCGAGACCTGGGACGCAGCTTTGGGACCGCCTCAGAACAGCGCCACCTACAGGCCACAGCGTGCGAATGCCTCGGAGAACTTGAGCGTTATAAGCCTGGGCTACTGGCTGGCTCCCTGGGGATGCTGCGGAGCCTCCTAGGGCAAATGGGTCCCATCCAGCCCGTCAGCCTTCTGCTGGCCCTCGCTCTGCACGACGCCTTGCTGCTACAGTCCAGGTCTGGggctggcctacaaagccagcTTGTGGATGGGGTCTCCTCCACTGGGAGTTGTCTCTGGGACTGGACACTAGCTGAAGAGTGGGATGCCCATCCGAAGCCACAGGCGCCTAGCTGGCCcccagctgaggaggaggaggagcgcgGCTTTCCAGTGCTGGAGCCTAGCCCTGGCGACACCCGAGAGCTGAAGGCTGCAGTGGCCCAGCTTCTGGACACTTCCTACCTGCTCACTCCTGTGGCTCAGGCTCAGCTTCTATGGCTGTTGGGCTGGGCCCTTCGGGGTCTTCGGGGACAGCCGCCAGTGATTTTCAAGCCACAGCTAGTTCGGCTGCTGGGCACGGCACAGCTGACACTGTTGCACTCAGTCCTGTCTCTCAAGGCAGCCTTTGGTGAGGCCCTGTTCACTGCCCAGGATGAAGCTCTGTTGCTCCGCAGGCTCACCTTGGCAGCCCAGCACCCAGCCTTGCCCTCACCCACACACCTCTTTTACTTGCACTGCATTCTGAGCTTCCCTGAGAACTGTCCACTAGGTCCAGAAGGGGAAGAGGCTGCCCCCCTGCTGTTGGGGCCCCAGCTATGCCGGGGCCTCATGCCCAGTCTCCTGCATGACCCAATGGTCCTCCTGGCCCGCCTGCATTTGCTGTGTCTGCTCTGCGATGAAgacgaggaagaggagaaaggccAGGTTCAGGGCCCACAGTGGTACCTACAGGAGCTGCTGGCTGGCCTACGGCAGAGGGCTGCCATGGATGGTGGTCCCCGGGCCTTGGCCACTCTCTGTTTTCAGGCCTCATACCTTGTCGCTAGCTGCATGGCTGGGCAAGCTACAATGCGGACGTCCTTGATCCATGGACTGGCCCAGCTTTACCGAGCTCGGCCTTCCCTGGCTCCCCACTTCGTGGACCTCTTAGATCAAGTTGGCCCTAGGCTGAGAGAGCCCCTCAGGGAGGTGCTGCAACACGAGGTGGTAGCCAGGCCAGGCGAGAAGGAAGCACTTTGTTGGCACCTGAGAATGCTGGCAAAGGTGGCAGAAGGAGATGCTCAGAGCGCCACCCTCAGCTTTCTACAGGCTGCAGCCGTGCACTGCACCGACTGGGGCCTACAGCAGGCCCTACTGCGCGTGTGCCGAGCTCTGCTGCGGACTGGTGGGGGAGCCGCGCTGGCCGACTTGCTGCAGGTGCTGGCCAGACAGCTAGAGGGCGCTGATGGGCGGGACCATGCCCGGCTGTACTACATCCTTTTGTCCCATTTGTCCAGTCCCAAGTTGGGGACGGCCCTGGGACCCTCCCTTGCTGTCCCTGCATTGGCCTCATCACTGGCAGCTGAGAACCAGGGCTTTGCATCAACACTGATGGTGGTACAGGAGACCCTGGCTCCAATCCGTCTAACTGTGGGGCCTCAGAAGGCCAAAGGCCCATGCCTCGTGCTGCGTCTGCAGGCGGAGGCACTGGAGGCCCCTGTCTACTCTCTGGAGCTGCGCTTCCGCGTGGAAGGACAGCTCTATGAGCCTTTGCAGGCTGTCCACATACCCTGTCTGCGTCCAGGATGGCCTGCCCATCTGCTGGACCTGCCCTTGCAACCCCGACGCCCAGCCCCCACCTGCCTGCATGTCCAGGCCCTTTACACCACACCGGCTGGCCTCACATGCCATGCCCACCTGCCAACCCTGTCTGTGAACTTCTCGGACCTCTTCTTGCCTTTCCCCCAGCTCCCCAAGGGCTCTGAGCTGCATTTCTTTGATGAGCTCTGGAACTCCTGCCTGCCGAAGGGTGTAGAAAGTCGCGTGTGGTGTCCACTTGGGCCACGGGGCCTGGAGGCCTTGGTGTCGGAACACCTAGAACCCTTTGTTGTGGTGGCTCAGCCCCCTACCACCTACCTCATAGCTGTCCGCCTTCCCCCTGGCTCcgtgctgctgctgcggctggaGGCAGCTCAGGTGGATGGTGTGCCTGTGGCCGTAAGGACCGATGACTGGGCCATACTGCCCCTGGTTGGGAACTACCTCCGAGGGCTTGCAGCCCACTAAGTAATGCCAGGTGGGACAGGACTTATGGCTGGTCCAAGAGATTGCCAAAGGAGCATACTCTCGCAGCTCCTGCCCCATAAAATCACATCCACTGACAGCTCTtgactggcttgttttcttttggactGTTGTTGGGAGCAGACTTCCTGGGGTTGGGTCATAAACCTCCAGAAAGATCCAGACTAATGCCAGTACTGCAGACCTCCATAATTCCTGCTCAGATAATCTGAAAACTGCTTCTCATGAGGTCTACCTCTGCCCTAGACTGCTTTGCAACTTCTCATGAAGGCTGGAGCTTAAAGCTGGGCCTCCCAACTCTGCCTCAGCCAAGCTCAAACTGTAGAGGACCATACGCCAGCAGCCTGGAGTAAGGAGAAAAGGCTCCCTGGGCAGAGCTGGCTGGAACCACCTGTAAAGGATgccaattcccagcagccacatggtggctcacagccatctataataagatctagtgcgttcttctggcctgcaggtgtacatgcaggcgaaCACTAAATAtcataaatcttttcttttttttaagggagCCAGTAAGGTTCTGAGCAGGTGGAGGGCCCACATGATCTggttcaaaaccaaaccaaacctaactttagccaggcacagtgctgcactactgtaatcccagcactcggggcagaggcagggggatctctgtgagtttgaggccagcctggtctacaaagtgagtccaagacagcctaggctacacagagagagaccctgtctccaaaacaaaaccctaacttTTCATGGCTGCCATCAGGAAGTCTAGTCTGTGTTTAGGAACCCTCTCAGATAGGAATGTGTTacggcagtagtggtgcacgccttgaaCCCCGGCGCTCGGGAGGCgcgtggatctcttgagtttgaggccagcctgctctgcacagtgagttccaggccagccagggctacacagctacacagtgaaaccctgtctcaaaaagagctTGAGAACGTGTTCTGTGCCTTCTTTCTCCAAATGTGCAAGACACTAAGGATGCAGGTATGTTAAGGCCACCGTGTTGCCAGGCACCAGGCTGCTATTTTCCACACATATTGCTTCGTGTCATCCTTGCAACAACTCTACGggtctctcctccccaccccacctccacccccgcccTTCAGTGGAGGAACTCAGTGACTTTCCTGAGGTGACTCAGTTGGGAGGTAGCAGTGTTTTGTCATCCCACAGCAGGCCACCATTGCCACTAAACAGGGCTCTGCAGGAGCCAATCTCCAGCCTGCTCAGCCCTGAAGCCCCCAGCAGGATGTGCTAAAGCCAATGACCTGGGATCTGAATTCTACAGAAAGGActggtttttgtggttttgtttcctAGCCCTGCCCTGGTTTCTTACAAGGCATTCTAGGAGAGGAAAGACGTGGGCTAGTTTGTGGCAGAAGGCCAGGTTCTGGCACACACTGTAGCAGTGAGTTGTTACTGTTCATCCCAGGTAGGACATCTACAGGGGGCCAAAGACAGTGTTCCATTCAAGACTAGCTAGTGAGCCAATAAGGACCGGAGTTATAAGAGTCCGCCCTGGGTTCAGCCCTCGGCTCTGGGAGATAAAAAAGAGTATGGGTGACTCAAAGCCAGCTGTATCACCAAAAAGGCCAACCTGGCATGGATGACCACTCTAGCCAGCTGCGTCTCTGGAGCatacaggtttgtttgttttctttaagatttatttattatttttgttgttgttttgagacagggtctctctgttagccttggctgtcctagactcactttgtagaccaggttgaccttgaatttacagcgatccacctgcctctgcctcccaagtactgggattaaaggcatgtgccaccacgcccggctgatttatttatttattgtatatgagtgctttatgtgcagaagagggcatcagatcacatcatagatagccaccaagtggttgctgggaattgaactcaggacgtctagaagagcaggcagcactcttaacctctgagccatctctccggccccagcATTACAGGTCTTGCAGCCAGTTCCACCTCAAGTTCCCCTGGAAACTGCTGACTGCTTCTATAATGTGAGGGATAGGCCTTGCCAACCCCCTCACTGTATTTCCAGATCCCAAGTTTCCTGAGTCTTCTGAGCCTGAAGGGATACATAGCACTCACCTAAAAAGCCATTGTCAAATCAGAAAGGGGGCCATTCTAGAAACTTCTCCGGCTCGCTTGAGTAGAGAAAAGGTATAGTCGGCTTCTCTTACAATTCTTAGTGAAGTTGGAGAAGTGGGTTCCACAGAAGCCACCACCAGAGCTATCTCATCCAGGCCAAGCTCTCCTGCCTGAAGTCCAACTCGTCTTGGTGCCTCAGCATGGAGAGGGggtgctgccactgctgcctcaCACCCAGAGCCAGAGACCTGCAGCTGCTAGCAAGAGCCTTGCCACTCTGTGTCTGTGGTTTAGAGACCATCCTAGTCATGGCGTCCAGTTCTCTTACCATAGTAGGGAGGGGACACAGAAAAAGCAGTTctttacacacaaatacaagaaGTGTGTTAAACCTTAGTCCAAGATAAAGAATCtagactcaggaggctgaggaggtgacaagtgtgaagacctgagttagatccctcTGCACCTGTGTGAAGCCAGGTGAGGCCCTGTCATCTCGTCAcagctgggaggcagacaggaggtcTCCAGAGCTTCCCCCgccccaaacagggtttctctacgtagctttgaatgtcctagaactcattctgtagaccaggctggccttgaactcacagatctacttgtctctacctcacaagtgctgggggattaaaggtgtgcaccacctctgcTTGCTAATGAAGCTTGTTAGCAAGCAGTGCTGTGGAGggatgccttgagtggatgtagcagttgtcaataaagcgctgtttagccaatcagctgggcagaaggacaggaagtggaaggtggggctTGGAGGAGAGGTTGGAAGAGCTGGTTGCTAGACAGTTAGTTGACAGTTGGGGAGAGAAGCCATCtgaggaggatcagattggcaagtgattgggataCATGTAGGTTTTGAGGCCATAGGATTAGAATAGttcagtttagtttagtttagtttactagtagattagtagtagtttagattctgcccagcatagtgcttgcagctttaaaatacactacagACTCATTctatcagttattggcttcctcaGCCATACAGATAATTGCAACACAGTGTAGCCAAGTCAGCAAAGCCAAGTTCAGTGAGAGCTCCTGCCTCAGTAGGGTGAAGAGCAACCACCAGACACCCAGCATGCACCTCTGGCCTTCtacacaca is a window of Acomys russatus chromosome 5, mAcoRus1.1, whole genome shotgun sequence DNA encoding:
- the Ap5b1 gene encoding AP-5 complex subunit beta-1 codes for the protein MGPLSREAWAQRLGAFRASPSAFLAGAEGEDLGRDLLSDLRSEKLSEQTKVSLLTLSLEYSDKLWPDAPAAEAAATSLLDTLVLLPSRPSALRRLLLLAATTALVSGGALGPTSGASCRLLPLLLGLASGRDLGRSFGTASEQRHLQATACECLGELERYKPGLLAGSLGMLRSLLGQMGPIQPVSLLLALALHDALLLQSRSGAGLQSQLVDGVSSTGSCLWDWTLAEEWDAHPKPQAPSWPPAEEEEERGFPVLEPSPGDTRELKAAVAQLLDTSYLLTPVAQAQLLWLLGWALRGLRGQPPVIFKPQLVRLLGTAQLTLLHSVLSLKAAFGEALFTAQDEALLLRRLTLAAQHPALPSPTHLFYLHCILSFPENCPLGPEGEEAAPLLLGPQLCRGLMPSLLHDPMVLLARLHLLCLLCDEDEEEEKGQVQGPQWYLQELLAGLRQRAAMDGGPRALATLCFQASYLVASCMAGQATMRTSLIHGLAQLYRARPSLAPHFVDLLDQVGPRLREPLREVLQHEVVARPGEKEALCWHLRMLAKVAEGDAQSATLSFLQAAAVHCTDWGLQQALLRVCRALLRTGGGAALADLLQVLARQLEGADGRDHARLYYILLSHLSSPKLGTALGPSLAVPALASSLAAENQGFASTLMVVQETLAPIRLTVGPQKAKGPCLVLRLQAEALEAPVYSLELRFRVEGQLYEPLQAVHIPCLRPGWPAHLLDLPLQPRRPAPTCLHVQALYTTPAGLTCHAHLPTLSVNFSDLFLPFPQLPKGSELHFFDELWNSCLPKGVESRVWCPLGPRGLEALVSEHLEPFVVVAQPPTTYLIAVRLPPGSVLLLRLEAAQVDGVPVAVRTDDWAILPLVGNYLRGLAAH